Genomic segment of Methanolobus mangrovi:
TATGCCTGACCAGATCTGGTTTCCCCTTGTAATCACGCTGAAAATAGCGATCATATCTACTTTTGCAGTGGCACTGATAGGTATAATCATATCATATATTCTCGCAAGACGTGATTTCAGGGGAAAACTGATCGCAGATTCTCTTGTCACTTTGCCCCTTGTACTCCCACCAACTGTAACAGGATATCTTCTGGTGGTGTTGCTTGGAAAGAACGGATTTCTTGGAAATATATTATACAATATCACCGGATGGACCATACTTTTCACATGGGAAGCAGCCGTCATCGCGGCTTTTGTGGTGTCACTCCCACTTATGGTTAAAACCACTACTGCCGCCATTGAAGCAGTAGACAGGGATTTTGAATACGCAGCATTCACTCTTGGTAGAAAGGAACTTGAAACTGCACTTTTCATCACACTCCCGCTTGCTAAAAAAGGAATAATAGCCGGCACGGTCCTGAGTTTTGCAAGAGCTGTGGGTGAGTTCGGTGCAACACTTATGGTTGCAGGAAATATTCCCGGAAGAACCAACACAATGTCGATTTCAATATATAGTGCATTCCAGGCAGGAAACAGCGAACTTGCCAACATGCTGGTGATTATACTTGTAGTCATGTCCCTGCTCTCCATGGCAATAACTGCAAAACTTGTTAATAGCTGGAAGATTTGAGGTGTAATCGTGGGCATCAATGTGGATTTTAGAAAACGATATTACAACAAGAAAAGTGATAAGAAAAGAGGCAAGGAAGCCACTTTTACACTTGATGTCCAATTTAAGGTGGGAAATGAACTCGTGGTCCTTTTCGGGCGTTCCGGTTCAGGAAAGACAACAACTCTGCAATGTATATCCGGACTACTGGAACCAAATGGCGGCAAGATGGTCGTTAATGACAATGTGTATTTTGATTGTCATAACAGGATCAATCTTCCTGTGCAGCAACGTAGTCTTGGATACGTGTTCCAGAACTATGCCCTTTTCCCGCATATGGATGTGAATAAGAACATTGCCTATGGGCTTAAAGGATGGCCAAAGGAAGAAAAAGAGGAGAGAGTCAGGGAAATGTTGCAGATGCTCCAGATAGATGGACTGGAGAACAATTATCCTTCCCAGCTTTCAGGCGGACAGAAGCAAAGGGTTGCTCTTGCAAGGGCTCTTGCCCCTAAACCAGACATCCTTTTGCTGGATGAACCGTTCTCGGCACTTGACATGGTCGTTCGCATGAAACTTCGGGAGAAGATCAAGGAGATACAGAGAGAACTTGGAATTCCTGTGCTTTTTATCACCCACAACCACGTGGAAGCTTTCACAATTGCAGATAAGGTTATCATTTTCTACGAAGGACGCGTGCAGCAGATAGGAACTCCTGAAGAAGTGTTTTACCACCCTAAGAACAAGCATGTTGCTGAGCTTGTAGGACTGTCAAATATCTTTGAAGATACCCTTGTGGTAAATAAAGAAGAAGCATCCGGGACACTGACACTCAAATGCGGAAACCTGCAGGTGACTGCCGATAAACCGGATTGTAAAATAGCAGAGAGAATAACATGGGGAATTCGACCTGAGAATCTGCGCATATTGCCTCTTACCGATTGTTCAGGAAAAGGAGAAAATACATTCCATGCATGTGTAAAGAGTGTTGTGAACAAGGGTGCAAGCAGAGTTCTGGCTCTTGAGATAAAAGAACACAAGAACATGCTGATCGCTGAAATAGCAAACCAGTTCTTTGAGGATGTGAATTTTAAAGCTGGTGATGAATGTCTGGCCAGAATCGAAAAGGGCAGGATAGTCATTTTTTAGATTACTTTTTTGGACTGCATTAATTTGAGTAAAAATATACTGCCCAAAAATCATATAAAGTTGAATCGCATCGTTTGATAGAAGAGATGAAGTTCATTGAAAGGCTTTTTGGGAAAAAGCAGGAAATAGAAGAACCTCGTTCAGTTGTTTTTGATTTTGAAAAGCTGCCGGGTACTGTCAAAGATGAAATAAAAAGGCAGGAAGATGTGCTCAGACCTGTTGTAAAGGAAAAATATGAGAGTATCAGACAGGCCCTCAGGGAACTGGAAAAATTAAAGAAAGAACTGCTTGCAGCAGAACCTATTGAGGGTGCAAGCAAAAGAGGAGAAAAGCTTGGTGACTCAAACAGGGATAATGTTGCCAATAACCTGAAACTCATTGATAGTAAACTAAAAGTTCCGGGAAACACATCACCTGCAACTGCTTCTGAATTCTATACAGATGCAAAATCCACCCTGAAGAATGTTCTGGATAATACCCGCAAAAGCCTGCTCTATATAAAAGCACTATATCCCAGAGAGCACCAGAAAATAAATCAGGGACTGGCCGATCTTGAAGACTCACTTGACGAACTCTATTCTTCGATAATGGAAGGTAATGAAAGGGTAAGTGAATTACAAAAGATAGCAGGAGAGATGAATACTATAGAAAGGGTCAACAGGGAAATAGAACAAAGCACTAAAAAAATAGTTGATCTGGACACAAAGTACGAATCTGCAAAAAGTAAACTTTCCGGATATGATTCAAAGCTGACAGGACTTGAGAACAGCAGCGAATTTGAAAGAGCAAAGCAACTTGAAACAGAGATCAGAATCCTTGATGCAAAGATCGCGGATGTAGGGTCTGAAGCAAGAAGACTATTCACACCACTTTCAAAGGCCATTTCCAGAATGGAAAAACAGGATGAAAATGAGAGATGCGTGCTTTCCCCTGAAAACAGGAAAACACTCAAAACCATAAATGAAGACCCTGCTTCTGCAATTGAATATGACCTGGGGCCTTTTCTCTCAGAACTTACAGGCAGGATTGAAAGTGGAGAACTTGGACTGAAGGACCAGATGTGTGACAAAGCATTGAAACAAATACAGGTTCTTGAGGACAGTAAAACCGCATCATTACTTGTCGAGCAGAGAAAAAAGTATCTTTCTGATAGAGAAGCTTTTATCCAGGAATTAAATGGCCTTAGCATCTATCAGGAAAAGGAAGATATCGAAAGAGAAATTGAAAACCATCACAGCCTTTCAAGATCAGTAAACAACGATATACAATCCGAAAGAAAGCATCTGGATGGACTTAAAGAAGAACTTGAGATGACAAAGTCAGTACTTATCTCCGATTTAAGGCATTTTTACGGTGATTCGACTTTAATAGAATATAAAGACAATTAGCCAGGGGATTAAAACGTGGGAAATGATGAAGCAAATATGAATAGAATAAAAGAAGTCACTGAATTCGTAAAAGCGAGTAAAAAGGAAAAGAAAGAAGAAAAAAATATGGATAAGAAGAATATTCTGGGCCTGAACGATTAAAAAGCACTCATTTCCCTTCCACTTCTGTGAAGGCAACCACATAGTTATGGCCATATTTCTTTGCACATTTGGGGCAGTATGCGAAATGGAAATAATGTATCTTCACAGTCATTCCTTTTTATGAAACGTATTTTTCCATCTCTTAGATCCATTTTGGCACCGATTGATATGGACCATCGAAGGCCTTGCTGAGAAAAGTTCCCGATATTTTGATGTTCTCAGCTTCAGTGACTTCTTTTATTACAGACATGTAGAGTTCTGACCTCCATGGTGACGAATCGTAAGCTAGCAGTAGAAAATCATCTATTTCAGGAGAGGCATCTGCCAGGTGAACCTTTTTGCACATCCTCATTACGGCACGCTTGAAGCTAAATGACAATGAAATGTGGAATTTGTGAATGGTTTTCATCCCATACATTTTTTCTGTTGCCTTATACGGAATGGGCGAATTCAGGACAGCAGGTTCTGAACCTGTTGAATTGTCCATAACAAAGCGTCCGCTTCTGCAGATAAAAACTATGAGAAAAGGAAGTAATGCGAGGGCAACAGAGAAGACTAAGATTATAATACCCTATTACCCTCTTGACGTCTCAAATTTTCCGATCGGCAAGTATACGCGCTTCAGGGTATTTCCCTGAATTGAGCCAATCGAAAGCTGAAACATAGTCTCGCAGTCCTGATAACTCCGAGCATCCTATACTCAGCAATTCCTTATATGGAACTCATCCGATAAACATTTTTCGGTCGGTGCTGAAAACAAAGAAAAACAAAAGAAGAATACTTTAAAGAATTAGCGATCCCGGAGGGATTCGAACCCACGACCCTCGGGTTAGAAGCCCGATGCTATATCCTGGCTAAGCCACGGGACCGCTGACGATTGACTGGAGTCTGAAATAGGTTTTCTAGCATAAAAGCCTTTTGTAAGAACTGAGCTACTTTTCTATATTATTCTCAATGTGTATGTGAATACAGATATATAATAGTTTGACATCAACGTTAACAACTATTACAATGCTGAGGCTTTACACATGAGTGAACTATTGATTTATTACAACGGTGACTATGTCCCTAAATCAGAAGCCACAACCTCCGTCTATGACCATGGATTTTTGTATGGGGATGGTGTCTTTGAAGGTATAAGAGCATACAACGGACGTGTCTTCAAGTTACGTGAACATGTTGACAGGCTCTATGATTCCGCAAGGGCAATCGCTCTTAACATACCATTAAGCAAGGAAGAGATGGAAGAGGCTATTCTGGAAACACTCCGAAAAAACAACCTTACAGATGCCTACATCAGACCTATCGTTTCAAGAGGCATTGGTGACCTTGGACTGGACCCCAGAAAATGTCCAATACCAAATGTATTCATCATATCCCAGGAATGGGGAGCTATGTACGGTGACCTTTATGAAGTTGGCCTGACCGGTGTCACAGTCTCAGTCAGGAGAAATTCCTGCGATGCACTTTCTCCAAACATCAAGTCACTGAACTATCTGAACAACATCCTTGCAAAGATAGAAGCAAATGAAAAGGGTGGAGATGAGGCAATTTTCTTCGACCAGAATGGTTACCTCTCTGAAGGATCAGGAGATAACATATTTATTATCAAGAACGGAAAAGTCTACACCCCGCCAACCATCAACAACCTCAAGGGAATAACCAGGGCAACAGCGATCGAACTGCTTGCAGACATGGGAATTGAGACTCACGTTGAGAATTTGGGAATGTTCGACCTCTACACTGCTGACGAGATATTCGTCACAGGAACTGCAGCAGAAGCTGCACCTCTTGTAAAGGTTGACGGACGCCCAATCGGTGACGGCAAACCAGGACCAATCACCGGGAAGATGGTCGCGGCTTTTGAGCACATAACCACAACCACCGGAACTCCTATTTTCCCTTAAAGATGAAGAGTTAGCTCTTCATATCTTTTCTTCTTTTTCATTTTTTCAAAACATTAATTAGGCATTAGTCCAGTAATCTATTGTATTAATATACAATTATATTATGATACTGAATAAATGAGGTTTTAGAATGGAAATCGAGGGAGAAAAAGAAAGAGTGATTATGGAGAATCTGAAGTACCTGAACGATTCAGTAATGGCGATCTTACTTCTAATGCCAGTTACCCTTGTAATCACCTTTGAAGCACTTGACGATACACCAAATCTGCAATTAATATCAATTGCAACATGGATTGTATTTTTGATGGGGCTTTGGTATGTTGCTTCAAGAGTGTTCACACTTAACAAAACACTTATAGGTTATCTTGACAAAAAGTAGACCGAACATAATGGAACGCAAGGAATTCAGAGACTTAACATCCGTAGAGGATGCGAGGAAG
This window contains:
- a CDS encoding ABC transporter ATP-binding protein; amino-acid sequence: MGINVDFRKRYYNKKSDKKRGKEATFTLDVQFKVGNELVVLFGRSGSGKTTTLQCISGLLEPNGGKMVVNDNVYFDCHNRINLPVQQRSLGYVFQNYALFPHMDVNKNIAYGLKGWPKEEKEERVREMLQMLQIDGLENNYPSQLSGGQKQRVALARALAPKPDILLLDEPFSALDMVVRMKLREKIKEIQRELGIPVLFITHNHVEAFTIADKVIIFYEGRVQQIGTPEEVFYHPKNKHVAELVGLSNIFEDTLVVNKEEASGTLTLKCGNLQVTADKPDCKIAERITWGIRPENLRILPLTDCSGKGENTFHACVKSVVNKGASRVLALEIKEHKNMLIAEIANQFFEDVNFKAGDECLARIEKGRIVIF
- a CDS encoding sodium:proton antiporter is translated as MEIEGEKERVIMENLKYLNDSVMAILLLMPVTLVITFEALDDTPNLQLISIATWIVFLMGLWYVASRVFTLNKTLIGYLDKK
- the modB gene encoding molybdate ABC transporter permease subunit → MPDQIWFPLVITLKIAIISTFAVALIGIIISYILARRDFRGKLIADSLVTLPLVLPPTVTGYLLVVLLGKNGFLGNILYNITGWTILFTWEAAVIAAFVVSLPLMVKTTTAAIEAVDRDFEYAAFTLGRKELETALFITLPLAKKGIIAGTVLSFARAVGEFGATLMVAGNIPGRTNTMSISIYSAFQAGNSELANMLVIILVVMSLLSMAITAKLVNSWKI
- the ilvE gene encoding branched-chain-amino-acid transaminase → MSELLIYYNGDYVPKSEATTSVYDHGFLYGDGVFEGIRAYNGRVFKLREHVDRLYDSARAIALNIPLSKEEMEEAILETLRKNNLTDAYIRPIVSRGIGDLGLDPRKCPIPNVFIISQEWGAMYGDLYEVGLTGVTVSVRRNSCDALSPNIKSLNYLNNILAKIEANEKGGDEAIFFDQNGYLSEGSGDNIFIIKNGKVYTPPTINNLKGITRATAIELLADMGIETHVENLGMFDLYTADEIFVTGTAAEAAPLVKVDGRPIGDGKPGPITGKMVAAFEHITTTTGTPIFP